A segment of the Salmo trutta chromosome 3, fSalTru1.1, whole genome shotgun sequence genome:
AGCTTGGTatacatccggtggatagagaaccgtttgttatgttcaacataggagggccaagcacaggaagcagctctttcagtagtttagttggaatagggtccagtaaaggtttagaggccatgattattttcatcattgtgtcaagagatatagtactaaaacacttgagtgtctcccttgatcctaggtcctggcagagttgtgcagactcaggacaactgtgGAAGCCAGAGGAGGTTGATGGGGGGAGCTATAGGACTGGCTCCTTGAATGTATTAATGGAACACAAACGCTTCAAACATGGAAaacacgtttgactccgttcAATTGAGTCCATGCCATTAttacattacaatgagcccatcctgctgtagctcctcccaccagcctttgGTGGAAGCTGAATATTGAAATGTCTTATCttttgttttgtgtttacccCAGCTACAAATAAAGTTGTCTATTTTATCCTGTTGTAGTGCAGATGCATCAAGTACCCTGTGGCTAAGACATACCACATCATGCATAAGAGCACAGAGGAACATCACCCCATTAGAGAAGACATATCTTTGGGTCCAACTGCATAGGCACAGGGACTTTAATACACTTCAATAAAATTAATTGAACATAATAGTGAAAAAGCTAATTTTAAGATTGTGTACGTACACCAATGTTTACAAGCTTAACAACTCTTTTGAAGAGCACCCCACCCCCTAAAAATACATAATTTCATGGTTTTCagtggttttcccttttttttgttttttaatggttgcattgatatcatactgtacctcTGAATCTGTCTGACTGCCATGTTGATATTGATACAAATATGAACACTAACATTAGCCCCACTAGCAGCAAGAATAAAGTTACCAGAAGAGACTTGAATTCAGAAAACGTTAAAAATGGATTTACAGACACAATATTTTCCTGACAGTTTAATGAAACAGAGTAATCTATTTCCCAAAATTGTTACATCTTAAAGTTGTACTATCCTTTTACAGTAATGGAATGTGTTATCTTATATGGGAGTGTTGATATGAGGTCATAGTGATTCCACTAACAGACTAGAAACCAAAAGTTTGAATAAAACAATCGCCATCCAGTGACCACTCATTAATTTGAATTGTGCACTTTGATAGTCAAAAGCATCTATCATCGTTGAATTTAATAATGATGCTTAATTAAATAAACAGACAAAATCCATATTTAGACCTGGCATACATCACCACTCCCACACAGACTTACTATCCTAACGTACAAGGTTAAGAACCTTAGGAAACATACAATCCCCTCAAACAAGGGATCCTGCAATTGGTCATTAAAAAAAAGATGTGTGCTTGTATGTTCTCAATACATTATTGTATTAACCATCTTTACTTTTCTATTACACTTCTCTCTTTTTACACACTTTCATTACCTTTTCAACCTCTCGTCTTGAATCAAGTTGATCTGTCTCTACTTTGTAGAGCTTTTTCTATTAAGTTATGATTTAATACTTGCTGTAAGTGTTTGCTCTATGCTTGGTGGAGACTTGAATGTCGTTGGCTACTTTTTCTCATCTTTAACCAGTCTTGTGTCATATCAGTTTTATTGAAGTTCCCAGTCAAACATTCACCCTCGCTGTTGTGTTAGTAAATGAGACATTTAGGAAATAATTGTCTGAGGTACATTTAAGGTGGCTTTTCTTTAGGGTTAAGACACTCACCACACCTCCATTATACACTTTTATCAATCACACATTTCTTTAACACTCAGAGCTCATTCAACCAAGCGGCCATTGGGATTGTTGCTTTTTAGAAAAGTTCATACAAAAGTTTAGACTAAGAGCACCATTTTGTAACATCTATCAACACCCCATTCCTTTTTTTTTACTAGCCTTACTCAAACGatacaaaaccacacacacacgctgctccCAACCTATCATGAGTCTCAGGTACAATCTCTCCACGGAAGATCTCATGGGAAAATTTGGACGAAGGCTGGTCCAGTGGCTCTCAAATATCCCTGGTTAATATCTCGCCTTCAAACAAAGACACATGAAATGCATGTCCAGCGGTGTGGTGAGGAGAAATTCAGTAAAAATGCTATTCTACATTttcaattgtttcaaggacaCGTTATTGTAAGCTTTCTGACAGACAGTGCAACACAATCCTCTCCTTAATGCACTGCtcccataaaaaaaaaacattgacttTCTTTTAGTGTTATTTACACATCAGTTTGTCTGGTTTGAAGGAGACCTAAGCTTGTGATAAGCAACTGATCCCACAATGAAGTGGCGACTGATGAACAATGAAATGGACATTAACTTTACAACATGCCAATGTTACCAGGAGGTTGTCATCTGAGATGCACATTCCATAGAAACCAGCACATATAAGGGACCTCCAGGACCAGGATTTGGGGGAAATACTGCCCCTAACACTTCCAATCAATTCCTGCATCGAAATAAAACAACACTTatatcaataaataaataaaattacaaataaaaagaaTAAATTAGCAATCACTTCAGGGCAGGCTCCACAAAATGGTGGCATGCTCTAAGCACATTCCTAATAAGACCCTGACTTTACCGTTTATCTTTTCATTCACTAGAAGTTCTGTTATACCTTCCACATCTGACTAAAGTATGTGGAGGCTTTAACATTAAGTTGTAATTTTATTGCTGAGTGGACAGTGCtcttgtctatttctatgggcacaagcactgtccatgacaaactgttcacacccctctagTTGGCAAAGAACATTTTTGCTattttaaagctcatttcctgttattctacacattttgccacggggtggagaaaatgttgcagttttaaagctaattacctgcaattctacacattttgttcaTGTAATACCTGAgggactcaaacattacaacaaattCAATGGGCtaaaaaacgttagctgacaaGGGTTAGttcagggctgcccaaccctttTCCTTGAGATCTACcctcctgtgggttttcagtccaaccctaatttaacacacatGATTCTACTAAATAGCTGCTCAACAACACCTTAACTAGCTTAATCAGATATGaaaaattagggttggactgaaaacctacaggacaatagatctccaggaagagggttgggcagccctgggtAAGTTGATCTGCAACTTGCACCacacagtttgggaaccattgGGATAGCCAATCATAGGAAATGTAACTTCCCTTGTGCTTGAATACATTTTCCACAAGGAGATTATTTTGTGCTGGATTCATGCACATTTTAGATTCaactcccctctttctcttctagAATAAGCAAACGTATCTGTCATTGTGCTGATGATTACATAGGCACACTACACCCCTCCTCAACCCAACCTCAGCTGGGTCATATTCaataggcaccaaacagaagaaactGCCTGAAACAAGATGGGATTGACTGGATttatccaataagaaatgcttatTTTCATTTTGTGTTGTTTCAAAAGGTTTTTTTCATTATTTGccataatgaacacaaccctgagcTTCAGGCTGTAGTAACTGGCTATCTCCACATGGGGGCGACAGTGACCATAACTGACAACCAAAACAAAACCGCCAGCGAGAAGAAGGCTGGCCGGCTGACAGCTGAGATGGACCGTCCCTTGCTCCTGTTCCACTTTGATCCGGTTCGGTCTCTGACTCGAGGGGGCTTGATGGGTGTCTGGGGGTTAAGTGGGGGCTTACTGTAGGGAGGGGAGTAGGGCCTGTAGCCAGGCCAATCATCACTGTACCTCTCCCCTCCGCCGCCTGATCCACTGCCCTCTTCGACCTCACCTTCAGGGAGAGACatgataacagacagacagagcgacagacagacaaaggGCAGTTAAAGAGTGCAAATGTTGGGGGGACAGTAGTAATAGGATTAGAACAGGATGACGAACCAGTCAAAATATTTCTGTTTGGTGGGTGGTTGGGGGGGACTTACTGTCCATGAAGTCAGTGTCCTGTCCAGCCTGTGCATGTTTCAGTCTGTTGGTGGCTACTCTGAGCTCCATGATGAGCTGTCTGGTCCTCACGTCTGGCCTGGCCATGTCCACCTCTACCTCTGGGTTATTGATCTGACTCATTAGCCCATCACCTGTCACGTCAGGGAGgtacctgatacacacacacatcaaaatgaCATAGCTACACCACTGAAACTAATATCAATATGATAACAAAAACACTAAATATCAGTTTGATACATTCTTAGTTACCTGCTCGCACGCACAAATCTCCATCTTCTCTGTCCCTTGGACTAACATCCTCCTCCACATCTGTGTCTTATCGAACACCCACCTCCCCCTGGTCCACACCCACCTCCCCCTGGTCTGTCCATTCCAGCCTCACACCCACCTCCCCCTGGTCTGTCCATTCCAGCCTCACACCCACCTCCCCCTGGTCTGTCCATTCCAGCCTCACACCCACCTCCCCCTGGTCTGTCCATTCCAGCCTCACACCCACCTCCCCCTGGTCTGTCCATTCCAGCCTCACACCCACCTCCCCCTGGTCTGTCCATTCCAGCCTCACACCCACCTCCCCCTGGTCTGTCCATTCCAGCAGCGGTCCTCGTTGGTGACGTCGGCAGCCATGTTCTTGTCGTTGCAGATGGTGTGTGGGAGAGACACCCAGAAGCCCCGCATGGGCCGCAGTCGCTCCTTCAGCTCTGACACCTGGAGGCGGGCGGACGGAAACTGGTTGATGCAGGCTGTAAAGTAAACCCTTATATAGCTGTTGAACATATGGAGGTGGGAAGCTCATTTTAGCCACGTCGTCGTCATCAAACAAACTAGAACTTACTGTATATAAATGGCTGTTGTTGAACATATGGACAGAGAGAGCTAACATGGGCATAAACTACAAAAATAATTGGCTTGAATATTAATTGCAGGTAAGAATTAATCTTTGCCACTCCAtctcctcccccccttctcttccccctcccctctctttcctctcacaCCTCACTCTcctttttcctcctctcctttcctgatcttccctctcccctcctaccAGTCGGTCCAGGTTGGTGCCTGCAGCAGTGGTGGGCTTCTCCTCAGGGCTGAACGTACGGAAGGGTCTCCTGTTGCCCCCTGACTCCTTGGGGGAGCGCCGAGAACGGCCCGGGGCCAGTCTGGGACTCCCACAGCCCTGGAACACCTAGTGCCAAACCACAGAGATAAAGCTATGTATCTATATGGATGTATCTCTGCAACAATAAGGGTGAAACATGGATCTAAGAAAAAAATAGCATCCCAATATTATCACGTACGTTAATAATGGTAGACAGTGGATACTTAAACTAAGAACAATATATGGAGAATAATATGATAACTAGTAAAATTGCACTATGCAGTTTTTACAGGTACTTCCACAATTTGATCAAGCAAAACAAAGGGGTTTTGGACCCAAAATGGTCTTCCATGGGCAGTAATACAACTGTTAAACATTAAGTCTTGTTTCAACCTAGGATGACAGCCGATGTGCATCTTATCAGCCATTCTATTATCTATATTCTATGATGTACATTCTATGATGTACATTCTATTGCACTGTGGATATATAGCACATTCTTAtaatatccctccatcccctcctcctccctccatcccctcctccatccctgccttAGTGGAGGTGGCGATGCTGTTCTCCTGCATGTGCATGATGGCTTCGGACACTTTAACAGAGATGGAGTCTGCAGCCAGCTCCATGTTAAAGGGCCCCTCCAGCTTCTCAGATACTTGATACAGAGCatctgacagagtagagagatGAAAGATGGAGCATTGAATAAAAGTGTGAAAACAGAAGGATGAAGGTAGGAAAGGGAAGAGATCTAATAAGAAAGatatacattttgttttttatgATGGGTGCAATGTTCAAAACTTTAGATAGAAATGCAACGTATAGAATAGGCATGACTCATTTATTCTGTAGAATAGAAATGCAAGTAGGTTCTATACAGTACATTTCTACATGCATCAGGTTTAACATCCCACTCGACCGAATCAGCCCAACAAAAGCCACCCACCCCCCTAATGCCCACCTCCAATCTCCACTCACCAATGAAATTGTTCCACTCAGTGTCCAGATCGGCTGTATTGGCCAGGCAGCCCTTCAACACGTTAAGGCAGAGGGCGTGGCAGGGGCGCAGGGAGGGCATGCCTCGACACAATGGGCAGTACCACTGACGCATCAGGGCACGCACACACCCCGCACCAGCACTCAACTGGAGGAGGAGACAAAGAGCAGAAGGTGTAGGATGTTAGGGAGATCAACGGAACCACTAAAAGCAGACCAATAGAAGAGAGTATTCTTCTTAATATAAGTGCACGGCCACATACACACAGTGTACCtttgctgccttgttgacaatgTCACGGCCCGTGGCCAAGCCTTGAACCAGTGCTCTGGCTGCAATGAATGCCCTGGACACCTGAATGAAAGAGATCAGCTAATAACTTCTGATACAAatctactctactgtatatcaATGCACTCAGCTCATTGTTTTCAAATAGTTCTCTCTAATACGATCGCCTATGTGCTACTGTAACGTTATCGTTGAGTTTCAGTGGTAATTTGAATGACTTATCACACCGGCTTCTTTTGTTAATTATGGTGACAAACATTACAAATCGGACCAACTTAGAGGGATAATTCAATCAAATTACAAAATAACATATTGGTtttcttaccctgtaagcagtctatggacaacgTAGTACCAGtctatgctttggttttgttaaCCCAAATTCCAAAATGACATATTGGTAAACTATGCCTTTAATATTATTAAATATGAATGATGTTAGTTTTCAGTTGATATACCAACCAAGTCTGCCTGACCTGTAAGCCTAGTTTCCGGGGCAGGTCCCCAAAGGGCTGCAGCTGCTCTGCATGTTTGTTGACACACTCCAGGTACTCGTCACTGAACTGGTACTGGGGGTTGACCAGAGAGAAGACCCGCTCCACCAGTCTGGACCAGAACTCTGACAGCACCTCCGTCAGGCTCACACTGCCCCCTGTAGACAAAAGAGGGAAACActtagcaaaataaataaaaaattagcatTTCTTGTTGGATAAGTCCAAGTACTCAttccctgtttcagtcagtttggtgcctaatgaaaatGGCCCTAGGTTAGGTCAGTCTGTTTCTACTTGTTCAGATAATTTGTTGTCGTCTTGTCAAACAAGGCAAAGATGTAGCATTGTCGAACTGATGAGACGGTGAGGGAAATGTACCATAGTGACACAAGTACACAAATGCAAAGTccaacacgagagagagagagagagagagagagagagagaccccattAACCTGAGTAGTATCGACGGAGCTCCACAAACAGCTCCTGGAAGACATTGGCATTCTGGGTGAAGAGGCGCCCGTAGGTCTTAGTAAACATCTGATTCATGGACTTTTCAGACAAGTCTATGAGCTCCCTGAAGAActctgagagaagagaggaaggaatgaGACAGTCAAAAGCACGATACGAGGTAGACAAGTTCATAGTCCGACACCACTGGGATTCAATACCACATTCTCACCAGTTCTCCACACCCCAAAGAATTCAGTACCACTAAACCACAAGTTGTTGTGATTCAGTGGTTGCACTGGCAGTTACTCAGGTCTCAAGAACCATTGTCAAGAATAAGCTAGCTATGACTAGCTGATCCCCACTATAGGATATTAGTCTAGCAATAAAAGGTACTTTTAGCCTTCTCAATAGAACATTTTACATACCACTCCTCAATGTTGTCATTTTACATCACACTATTTAAAGTGTTCCCTTATGCATCCTTATTATGATTGGATTTGCATTCCAGCTCACCGTCAAACTTGTGGTGCCTCTGTGTGAAAGTTGTGAGAAGGAACTGGCTGGTGTCGTCGATGGCCGACAGGAAGTCCGTCTCACTTTGGTGGGCCAGCGTTTCCTCCATCTGACTGGAGCAGCAGGTGTAGTCCTGGGGACACAGACGCAGATGCTCGCCTGGACCAATAGAAAAACAGACAGGGTCAGATGCGAGCCAATGACAGACGTGGACAAGAGGTGTGTGGGCATATTTGGTAGTGTTCATCTGAAACAATGGTAAAACAAGACGGGATCAGATACGAGCCAATAAGAGACTGGGACAAGAGGCTTGTGTGGGCATATTGAGGTGTTCACCTGAACCAACGGTAAAACAAGACGGGATCAGATACAAGCCAATCAGAGACAAGAGGTGTGGGAAGATGCACTAATGGTGAAGACCAAAGGATACAGCAGCGCTTGCTTTGACGTCATCAGCACTGTGAAGTCAACTTATGGTTATGGTTTAGGGGAGACATTTAGGCTACCTCAAATAAATCAGTATTTTTACCTCCTTTAGAGATAGTATGAAATGAGAGGGGGAGACGTAGAAAGAAGGGCTGATTCGCACCCACACTGACGGTGATGCATATGTGCTTGATGCGACCGCGTTACCTGCTAGACCAGCCTCAAACAGGTTTCTTCCCAAAATGACTTACCACCACTGCATATAAATGAGCAATGTATTAGGGCTTTGGTGATAACAgtatcacaatattttttttacatggattttttttctttacatgaagaagaccaaactctttggtcctttaaaaacgtCCTCCATGTAAATATTGCGTGCTATATCTTGGAAAGTAAATAAAtgtggatgacaacataatgatgttggtttccaacattagggctgttttacTAAAGAAGTTAAGTccactttgtgttttgtttccttgccacgatactaacaaGTATCCCCCAGCTCTACAATGTATCATATGAGAACCACCGCATAATCAAGAACTGATCATTCTACCCTGATTCTACCTTTATTGGAAAATGTCAATTACCCTTCGTTGTGTCATGCTACCATGATTTTTCAAATGCTTTCATTCAATATAATAGCTCACAAAGTAGGCCTACTGTGTTCATTCATTGAATGTCTATCAGTTTAGAACACACACCAACTCTACCAATGTGGCAGTGGTTCTTCTGATCAGGCAGATATCCTTCTTCGTAATCTGTCTGTCATTAATAGAACCTTATTAAACATAAGGTAGTAATTGAAAATGGGCATTTATAAACATGAATTATTAAAACACAATccatggttgcatcccaaatggctcactattccctatatatccatggttgtatcccaaatggctcACTAtcccctatattgtgcactactttcgaccaggacACATAGGGAAatagttaaaagtagtgcactagatatggaatagggagccatttgggacgtaacccatGTCTTTGTTCACCAATACCCAGGTTGGACTTATAACATGACCGGCGGTAATGATATGCAAACATTAACAACCAGTAACAAGTCGGCAATCTCCAATGTCTCAACGTGGGTGGAAAAAACATCTTATTGAGGCAAACATAATATTACTCCATGATACCTACACCTGATTCTTTTTCCTCTGAAAAACTTGGAGTGAGGATCCCAACGCCAACCTTTTATTTTTGGCTCTAGCTTTGATTTCTCCTCTGTCGCTCATTACCAGCCCTCTCTCATTCCTCCAATTCTACTCTCCCTCTcatcatccctccttctctcggCCATCTGCTCCCCTGGCCCACGGGACAAGAAGAGCCAAGACCCAGACAGAGaaaaccagacacacagacacaatcaatATTGCAGTTCTCACATTCAGCAATCACATATAGCCTACAGTCGAACCACTCAAACAAACCCTCATACATACGAAGGCGTGCAAAGCAGTACAACAAAAATCAACATTTGCCACCCAAATGTCACTTtaaaaaggggcaatcagcagttgctacatacatttttggacttacaaatgaatgatatgtacccattgattcttgaaaattATAACTtaaaaatgcctcatgagcttagtttaactgtcatCCCCCATTAGAAccaaaaatacactacatgaacaaaagtatgtggacactggcttgtcgaacatctcattcgaaaatcatgggcattaatatggagttggtccccctttgctgctataacagcccactcttctgggaaggctttccactagatgttggaacattgctgcggggacttgcttccattcagccacaagagcattagtgaggtcgggcactgatgttgggcgattaggcctggcttgcagtcagcgttccaattcatcccaaaggtgttcgatggggttgaggtcagggctctgtgcaggcctgtcaagttcttctacactgatctcgacaaaccatttctgtatggacctcgctttgtgcacggggacattgtcatgctgaaacagcaaagggccttacccaaactgttgccacaaagttggaagcacagaatcgtctagaatgtcattgtatgttgtagcgttaagatctctcttcactagaactaagcggcctagcccgaaccataaaaaacagccccagaccattattcatcctccaccaaactttacatttggcactacGCATTCAGGCAGGtaatgttctcctggcatcccggatttgtcagtcggactgccagaaggtgaagcgtgactcatcactccagagaacgcgtttccactgctccagagtccaatggcggcgagctttacaccactccaggtgacgcttggcattgcacatggtgatcttaggcttaggTTGttaggccatggaaacccatttcgtgaATCTCCTGGCAAACAGTTctagtgctgacgttgcttccagaggcagtttggaactcggtggcGAGTGTCGCAACCAAGGACTGATGATTTTTACGCGATCCAGCACTcggctgtcccgttctgtgagcttgtgtgacctactacttcacagctgagccgttgttgctcctagacgtttctacttcacaataacagcacttacagttgaccggggcagctctagcagggcagaaatttgacaaacttacTGGTTGGAATTATATGCACGTTGATAGTCACTGCGCTCTTcaggaaggccattctactgccaatgtctgtttatgg
Coding sequences within it:
- the gpc2 gene encoding glypican-1, with protein sequence MLCIKYLRSWRGPLTWSWLQTPSLLKCPKPSCTCRRTASPPPLRCSRAVGVPDWPRAVLGAPPRSQGATGDPSVRSALRRSPPLLQAPTWTDCYIRVYFTACINQFPSARLQVSELKERLRPMRGFWVSLPHTICNDKNMAADVTNEDRCWNGQTRGRYLPDVTGDGLMSQINNPEVEVDMARPDVRTRQLIMELRVATNRLKHAQAGQDTDFMDSEVEEGSGSGGGGERYSDDWPGYRPYSPPYSKPPLNPQTPIKPPRVRDRTGSKWNRSKGRSISAVSRPAFFSLAVLFWLSVMVTVAPMWR